The following is a genomic window from Calypte anna isolate BGI_N300 chromosome 15, bCalAnn1_v1.p, whole genome shotgun sequence.
TAACTAGAAGGAAATGTTGTTGCCACTGGTCTTCACTTCTGTTAACTTCAGCAGGATCTCAATTCCATccttgtttatttggttttaaacaTATCCCTGAATAATCCCTGGTAGTATTACAACAAACAATATTTGTGTCTTTATCTGTAACACTGGGTTCCACCCAATTTGTTTGTTATGTTCCCAGAGGTAAGTACTGTCACATCATGTTCCTGTCTTGTGTATACATCCCTGAACTGTAATGTTAATTGTAATATCCAAGATCCATTTGATtgatattttgaaacaaaaaggagTGTGCAGTGTCTTGGTGACTTGATTCCTTGCTGGAGTCTATGGAGAGACATTGGGAATGGGGTGTAGCTTTAAGAAGCCTTATTAGGAGTTCACTGAGTGGGAAGGTGTGCCCAGGGAGGCTTGAAGCTGTCTCCAGAGAGAGGTGCAAGGCAGTGCTCTGTGCCCTGTAAGAGGTCTAGGGAGGCTTCTGAACCCATGGGAAAGAGAGGGTTAAGGGCCCTGAATGTGCCTGCATGTGCTGTCTCAGCTTGTGACCACTATTTCTAAAGTTAGAGATCTCCAGGGATTCAAATCAAGAGAGACCAAAGATCTGCAACATGCATTATTTGTAGGCTTTGCCTCTTCCTAatctttctttgttctttacTCTCCTTTTTCAGGTAGGAGAGCTATTTGCTGTCAGCCAAACTTTTATTGCCTAATGATTGTTATGCTCGTTACCTGTGTTGTTCCCTGTCACCTAAACTGTACATGCTCTCATTGCATTACCATAGTAGTGATTTCAGGCAAAGAAGGCTTATTGTCTTCCAGTATTAGGACAAAGATGTTTATAACTTTCTTTTTGGAATCTGGCTACGACTCAAAAAGCTCAGGAAAGAACTAGCACTAGATCTAATTCTGTAAAGTGCCCAGTAATTTGAGTACATCCATGTCCAATGTGCTgagcatataaaaataaagccatttcTCTTGACTCTTGAGCATATAATTCACGTATTTGTTGTGccaaaaaacatgaaaacagctctcaattcttccccagctgatTCTGTCTCTTGTTTGTGTTATTCATCAGTAGGCAAGTAACAACCATCCCTAAATAAAGACAGAAGTTTTGGGAGTAGGTCATTTCTTTGAGTTAgcttgattaattttttctgtgtataaTGTGACTTGTTATGGTTGTGCTTTGTTAAGTTACATGGGAAATtgtgtgttttcctttaaaacttaAAATCATTATAAAAGGTGttgcatttcatttcagatgGGTTATTTCTTTGGTTCCTCCAAAAGTAAAGGGATTATATGGGAACTGTGTTCCTTAGATAAAGGAAAGGGTGGTTTTGATCAGTTATTTTGATCTTATCTCCAGGAGTCTGGTTACTGGTTCTGAAAGTGTgactttccaaaagaaaatagagGGAAAAGCGATGCTTTTCCACAATGCTCCAGATTGTGGTCTGGAGACCTGTGTACTCTGACAGGATGTGAGGAGCTCTTAAATGACGACAGTGGGGATGGGGCTAAAAGCCTGTGAAGTTCTGTGGCATTCATTTTTGTTTAATCACTTTTCTTTCATCCCCTTCCCCTGCAAGAAACCGGAGCCAGACAGTCAGTTCTGAAACCAGCGTGGATGAAAGTGGAGTCTTTGAAAGTCTGAAGGCTGAAGCCTCCTCACCACAGCAGCTGTTCTCAGGCCTGGCAGGCATCCCCTCGGGCACCATCACAGCCACACCATTCCAGTCAGGTTTGGTTCTGGGCTCTTCAGCAGGAGGTGGAGAGGTCTTCATTCAGATGCCAGCCCCTCGGGAGGAAGGCAGCAGTCGTGCAGAAGGAGCCCCCTTTCACCACAGGCAGCCCTCCCATCATTTCCACCACGGCCACCACCGGGGTTCATCTCTGCTGCACATGGCAGGAGGGGACCGTCACGGGCATGCTGAGGAAGGCAGTGATGAACAGGCTGGcactccagccccagctctgtcagAGTTAAAAGCTGTGATTGGCTGGCTGCAGAAGGGACTTCCCTTCATCTTGATCCTCCTGGCTAAAGTTTGTTTCCAGCACAAGCTTGGTAAGCACCTGTCCCTTTTGGATTGCAAGTGCATCAGAGTGCGTTTAGGAAGCTTTGTCATAAGGGTGTCTGATACATTACCCACATGACAGTGTCTAGAGGGAGTCTAGCATGAAGGGGACATACTCAAATGTGTTGGATAATGCACTGAATAAATTAAGCCTATTTTCAGTCCAATCTGTTTTCATCTCTATGAGTCCCATCTATTTCCTGTCCTGACCTGTGGAAGAtcagtgattttctttttccctctcctcagcaTTCCTGTAGGGGCTGAGGATGTTAGCATAACTTCTCCCACAGACCTCTCTCTGGGAGAGATGGGGAGAGCTTACGCTGGTGACTGGCAGATGCTTTGGTGTACCTCAGAAGGGTTCAGTGAGATGAGACAGTTATATAGCTGGAAGGATGGTACCTGAGTATTTCAAGCCCTCAGAGGTCATGTAAAATCTATTCATTTAGTCCTCCTCTTTCTGTGAAATCGTATGAGTGACATGTTTGACCATCCTTATTCTTTCTGGGAGTGATATGTCGAGATTATTATCCCAGGGAAACTTGAGTTTAATCCACTTACTGCTCTGCCAGTATTCCCAGGTATTGATTTGTGCCTGCAACATCTTGCTCTTTGGACCTGGGATCCTATATGGTTTTGATAGCATGCCTTGTCCTCCCTGAGCTGCTAAGCTGCTGGTGTAATACTGTCACCTAATTGAGTTCTGTTTGCACAATGCAGCCACAGCTTGCAGCACTGAACCTGACATTAGGACCAGCTGTATTGGGCTGGGAGGCAACTGCTGACTGCAGTAGCTTCATCCTCATTTAGCCTGAGCTTGAACTTTGTTTGAACTTTGTACAGGTCCAAACTGCCCTGCTTTAGCCACCTACGTATTTGAATTCCCAGTGCATCCAGCATGTCACCCAGTAACTTTCTGTCTGAGCTTGAGCTGCTGACATCAGATGGCTGAGGACTGAGGCCCCCCCTGCCTCTGTCACACTCTGCCTTTGTCTTGCCCTGCAGGGATTGCTGTCTGCATTGGCATGGCCAGCACCTTCGCTTACGCCAACTCCACGCTCCGAGAGCAAGTTGCTCTGAAGGTGGGTACAGCATCTTGTGCTCTTACATCCCCCCAAAACATTGCTCTTTGTACACAAAACAATGCCTATGTCGAACCCTCTTCAGCAATGTGGCAATGACTGCCATTATGAGGGCACAGATCTGTCAGAATACCAGTACCACACCCTCTCTTCCTACTTCTCCACAGTGATGCTCTCCCACACTTTCCATCCTGAAAGTGTAATAAAACGCAGAGAGGAAAAGTCAAGGATATTGTAATCTGCTTCTAGCTCTGCCACTGACCAGCAGTGGATCTTCAAGCACTTCTCTGCTCCTTAGTTTCCCATGATGTACAGCAAGAGGTGCTGAAATGTATTTCACTAATGATGAGATTTAATATGTTAGCATTTAGATAATATTTTGAGGTGTTCAGCTGCAGGATTATGTAGATGTATTGCTTGTTAGTATCTTTATGATGCTCTGTTGATAGTATGCTTGGAATATAAAGAAACCAGCAGATCTTTTCAGGTCTTCAGATAAGATCATCAGATTTAGATCTTCAGTGCCAGCAAAACACTTCAACAGCACAAAAAGCACAAGACTAGAATTGTTCCTATGTAAAAATGAGATGGGTGGCACAAGTGTATGCTTCAGTCTACCAGCAGCAGTGGAATTAATGTGATACAATGCTGAATGAACAGATAAATTGCACAATCATGTAACAGACTGCTGTTGCCTTGCACTTTGCACCTCTGCCTTTCCAGCAGTGTGCCCCTTAATCTATCTGCTTTAAATCTCAGCCTAACATCCCTAGCTGTTGAAGAGCTACAAAGAGCTATTTTCTTAATAAATCATCTCacaagaaaaatgctgtttttttcctcctcccaggagTAAAATTTACTCTCCAAAATTACACCCGGCCAAGACCCAGGACAAGATCTTCTGCCATTCTGTTTATAATGTTCTGTGtcttctgaaatgcaaaatttgCACTTCTTTTGACCTCTAATTATTTCTTCAATCAAAAATGCATGTTCTGGAACCTCCATGCACTCAGATGACATTCATGTGTGCTCCATGTAGGGGTGGGTTATGTTACATTTGATTGAGCTAAGCCTTCTTCTCGGTGACTTTGGAGCTATTTGTAGAACACCACTTTGATGAAGTGTCATTCCAAACAGGTGACAGCTCAGAACTGTGGTACAATATatggaacttttttttcatttgcttgtcaaactgcattttaaatatcaGAAGAATTTAGAAGTCCCAAGAAAGATCCCAAGCTTGAAAATTATGTACTGCAAGTAAGGCTGTCATTTTCACCTGTgtattttgattaatttctcTGAAGTTGCTTTATTTGAAAAGATTGAGTGAGAGCCATTTCTGCTTGTGTTTATAAATGTCTTTACCTAGCATTCTATTTGTGAGTCATAATCCCATGTAAATAAACTAATTATTGACCACTTAGTTGCATATTTGTGTCCCCTGGGGTGGTCTTGCATTTCTGTTCAACAACTGAAGGCTCAGTGTAACCCTTGAGGGTTATAATTTatcttcacttctttttcttgctcagGAGAAGAGGTCAGTGCTGGTTGTCTTGTGGATCCTGGCCTTCCTCACTGGAAACACCTTGTACTTGCTTTACACATTCAGCTCTCAGCAACTGTACAACAGGTGAGTAAAGTGTGCATTGTACATGTGGTAGCAGGTGATAATtgccagagagagaaagagggaagcCTATTTTTCCCCACACTGAGAGGAAGTGGGCATACTTAAGGTATCTGCTGGCCTTGCTACATCTTTGTAATACCTttcaggggaggaaaagaatgTGTGCATTTTTTCTACAAGTGGACTGTTCTATAAATGTCAAAACCAGGGTCTAAATGGGCCAGGATGTGGGCATGTACTACAGAGTTGCTGCTTGAAATATGTACCCTTGCTGTTTGCTTCTGCACTGAAGCAGGATGGATACTTTTGCATAGTGGGACTTCTGAATTTCCATTTTGACCCCTGTGACTGAACATAAAAAGTAGGTATTACAAGAAGATAAAAAACTGACCCaccaattttcttctttctgtaatgtttttttttctcttcagtctaTTAACATTTGAGTCTATTACAGGAGGTAAACCAGAGGTGAAATATTGTTTTACTTCAATATTTTCAGGGCTTGGAGGCATTTGGATCAGAGGTAGTTAAGGTGGCCTCCACTTTCTTTCCACTTTAAATTTCTGACTGAAGCAGTTCTCAAATACAGAGAAGTTAGTACTTACAGATTTGGTTTAGTATTATCTCTGCACATTATACAGCAGGCATGAAATGACAGATGGGAAGCAAAGATACAGAACTTAACCAAGGTGGTGGTAGAAGAGTAAATTGGAAGAAATGGAGCAATATCAAACCCTGTTACTTGAGAAAGTTTTGATATTAGTAGCTAAAACCTTAGGTATTATCTTCCTAATGGAGATTTTATTTACCCTACTGAGGTAGGATTTATACTTTCAGTTTGAAGTTCAAATATGTGTAACCTGCATCAGTTGGATTATGGCTAGATGGCTCTCAGGtatgttttttctgtcatttatttcattgcttCCCTGCTTCTTCTTACCACCAATGCTGTGTACACAGCAGAGGAGTCATGGTCTGTCCTCAACCCTGGTGTCCTGatgactggaaagctgctatgTAAATGCTTCTAGAACGGGAGACAGTTGAGAAAGCTTGTGTGTGTGGGACCAGGAAAGAGATGGGAAGCCACAGGTATGCTGTGTAGGGCTCTGGAAGAGTGGAAGAGAATAAACAGGTGTGGAagcattagaaagaaattagtTTGCAGTGCAAGGAAAGGATCATGAATGGGACTAGTTTGAGAGAAAGCACAGATAACCTGAAATAAAGAGGTTGCAGCAAATTGTGGCCATCCTACACACTGTTTAGAGTGTAAGTTTACTAACAGTGAACAGACTGGGCAACAGCTTCACTGAAAAGCTCTGTTCCTGCCTGTGTTGTAGTGGTAACTGCTGTGTCATGCTTGGGCTCATGTGTCACTTGCTGTGTGAGGACTTGTGACTATTCACAAGGCAGGCCTGTCAAATTAGAAATAGCTgttatggttttgtttctttctggtttatttttcagttcctgTTTCATTTACTTTTTGCTTATTTCTAGTGCATGAATAGTAGTAAAGTCTCtgattctgtttctgtttttagGGTATAATTTTACCTGTTTGCTGTGCCAGTGTTGTGAGTATTTTAAATTCATGTTCAGGCTTTTCATTCTGGGTTGgttattttacttttgcaatttcttttggttaagtttttgcttttatagGTTTTTCAGTTTGAGTAGGGTCCAGTCTTCATTGCTGCTCAGGTCAGTAGCTCCCACCCATTGCTATGTTAAGTTCTGCTGTCTTGGACTCCCCTTCTTTAAAGAGTGAGTGTTCAGCACAGTGAGCAGCAGTATGTAAGGGACACTACCTTTTGGATCTTTGATTCAGGTAAGAGTTGCTAATTAACAAAGCCCAGCTCTTGTTCTGCTTCAGAGAGTGGGAAGTCACTGTCAGAGCATGACCCACCTGAAGTTCTGACCTTTCTGCCATGTCTGTTGCAGTGCTCCCTCTGTCACCAGTAGTTTCACAAGCACAAGTAGGTTTAGAGACTGCTGCCCTGCAGTAATCTTAGGGATTCAAGGGATCCTGGACCTCAAAGGATAAGTTCTTCTAATCAGATCTGATGGGGCTGATAGGACAGACAGCCCAGGGGCTAAAGGCACTGTCACTAGGATGAAGGCTCTTCTACAGTGTAGATTATGGTTATGGAGACTACAGTCTTCCAAAACAGGTTTTGTACATGTTTGCACCCTGTTTTCTGATAGTGGGTAACCCTGCTGACCTCAGTAGAAATGGCCAAGAACAATCAAATTAACTCAAGAGACTCAGAGGAACCATGGGACTAATTTGCATGTCATTCCTATTGCCCTTGAGAACCTCAAAGTTCATTGGAGTTCCTGGGCTCTCTCTAGTCAGCAGTGGATACAACTGGTATCAAGAAGCTCAAGTGAGGTTCCCCTCGTCGGTATTTGAGCCTTTCTGTCATGCCTTTCAGCCTTATATTTCTGAAACCCAACCTTGAGAGGCTGGACTTCTTTGACCTGATGTGGATTGTAGGGATTGCAGACTTTGTACTGAAGTACCTCACCATTGCACTGAAATGCCTGATTGTTGCCCTGCCTAAGATCATCCTAGCTGTCAAGTCAAAGGTAAGAGTTTCC
Proteins encoded in this region:
- the RNFT2 gene encoding RING finger and transmembrane domain-containing protein 2 isoform X3 — protein: MLSVLCFKVLRKMQRRHSSLTDSVPPERNRSQTVSSETSVDESGVFESLKAEASSPQQLFSGLAGIPSGTITATPFQSGLVLGSSAGGGEVFIQMPAPREEGSSRAEGAPFHHRQPSHHFHHGHHRGSSLLHMAGGDRHGHAEEGSDEQAGTPAPALSELKAVIGWLQKGLPFILILLAKVCFQHKLGIAVCIGMASTFAYANSTLREQVALKEKRSVLVVLWILAFLTGNTLYLLYTFSSQQLYNSLIFLKPNLERLDFFDLMWIVGIADFVLKYLTIALKCLIVALPKIILAVKSKGKFYLVIEELSQLFRCLVPIQLWYKYIMGDDPSSSYFLGGILIILYSLCKTYGVRATSQQCSEAGDICAICQAEFREPLILMCQHVFCEECLCLWFDREKTCPLCRSVTVETLRCWKDGTTSAHFQVY
- the RNFT2 gene encoding RING finger and transmembrane domain-containing protein 2 isoform X2 → MLSVLCFKVLRKMQRRHSSLTDSVPPERNRSQTVSSETSVDESGVFESLKAEASSPQQLFSGLAGIPSGTITATPFQSGLVLGSSAGGGEVFIQMPAPREEGSSRAEGAPFHHRQPSHHFHHGHHRGSSLLHMAGGDRHGHAEEGSDEQAGTPAPALSELKAVIGWLQKGLPFILILLAKVCFQHKLGIAVCIGMASTFAYANSTLREQVALKEKRSVLVVLWILAFLTGNTLYLLYTFSSQQLYNSLIFLKPNLERLDFFDLMWIVGIADFVLKYLTIALKCLIVALPKIILAVKSKGKFYLVIEELSQLFRCLVPIQLWYKYIMGDDPSSSYFLGGILIILYSLCKSFDICGRVGSVRKALKVLCTPQTYGVRATSQQCSEAGDICAICQAEFREPLILMCQGEDLSSLPFRHSRDPALLEGWHHLCSFPGVLKPVCTDK
- the RNFT2 gene encoding RING finger and transmembrane domain-containing protein 2 isoform X4; this translates as MLSVLCFKVLRKMQRRHSSLTDSVPPERNRSQTVSSETSVDESGVFESLKAEASSPQQLFSGLAGIPSGTITATPFQSGLVLGSSAGGGEVFIQMPAPREEGSSRAEGAPFHHRQPSHHFHHGHHRGSSLLHMAGGDRHGHAEEGSDEQAGTPAPALSELKAVIGWLQKGLPFILILLAKVCFQHKLGIAVCIGMASTFAYANSTLREQVALKEKRSVLVVLWILAFLTGNTLYLLYTFSSQQLYNSLIFLKPNLERLDFFDLMWIVGIADFVLKYLTIALKCLIVALPKIILAVKSKGKFYLVIEELSQLFRCLVPIQLWYKYIMGDDPSSSYFLGGILIILYSLCKHVFCEECLCLWFDREKTCPLCRSVTVETLRCWKDGTTSAHFQVY
- the RNFT2 gene encoding RING finger and transmembrane domain-containing protein 2 isoform X1 — protein: MLSVLCFKVLRKMQRRHSSLTDSVPPERNRSQTVSSETSVDESGVFESLKAEASSPQQLFSGLAGIPSGTITATPFQSGLVLGSSAGGGEVFIQMPAPREEGSSRAEGAPFHHRQPSHHFHHGHHRGSSLLHMAGGDRHGHAEEGSDEQAGTPAPALSELKAVIGWLQKGLPFILILLAKVCFQHKLGIAVCIGMASTFAYANSTLREQVALKEKRSVLVVLWILAFLTGNTLYLLYTFSSQQLYNSLIFLKPNLERLDFFDLMWIVGIADFVLKYLTIALKCLIVALPKIILAVKSKGKFYLVIEELSQLFRCLVPIQLWYKYIMGDDPSSSYFLGGILIILYSLCKSFDICGRVGSVRKALKVLCTPQTYGVRATSQQCSEAGDICAICQAEFREPLILMCQHVFCEECLCLWFDREKTCPLCRSVTVETLRCWKDGTTSAHFQVY